From one Paenibacillus sp. FSL K6-1330 genomic stretch:
- a CDS encoding DUF6220 domain-containing protein gives MEVQKMTVTRSSLPASAQYARLGFSILNVLFAICIAVQVFLAGFALFVDSTQWGMHGNFAMYFAPIPVLLFILSFPARLPKGIKMKSLVLIGLILLIFATAVF, from the coding sequence ATGGAAGTACAAAAAATGACCGTAACCCGCTCTTCGCTGCCGGCTTCCGCTCAATACGCGCGGCTAGGTTTTAGCATATTGAACGTGCTTTTTGCGATCTGCATCGCGGTACAGGTCTTCTTGGCTGGATTCGCGCTCTTCGTAGATTCGACACAATGGGGGATGCACGGTAATTTCGCCATGTACTTCGCGCCTATCCCCGTATTGTTGTTTATATTGTCTTTTCCGGCCAGACTGCCCAAGGGCATTAAAATGAAGAGTTTGGTGTTGATCGGCCTAATCCTTTTGATCTTCGCGACGGCTGTCTTCTAG
- a CDS encoding VOC family protein, with protein sequence MKIKRIVANVKTQDISKASYFYGEVLGLDQLMDMGFIATYGSHEKMGTQISFLLEGGSGAPVPDLSIEVDDLDDALTRIKEAGIPIEYGPTEEPWGVRRFFVRDPFGKLINILIHL encoded by the coding sequence ATGAAGATCAAACGAATAGTTGCAAATGTTAAGACGCAGGACATTTCCAAAGCTTCTTATTTTTACGGGGAAGTACTTGGACTTGATCAACTAATGGATATGGGATTTATTGCAACATACGGTTCGCATGAGAAAATGGGCACTCAGATTAGTTTCCTATTAGAGGGAGGCTCTGGGGCACCTGTGCCTGATCTGTCAATTGAGGTTGATGATCTTGATGACGCGTTAACTCGGATCAAAGAAGCAGGAATTCCAATTGAGTATGGACCAACTGAGGAGCCATGGGGGGTTCGACGTTTTTTTGTTAGGGACCCATTCGGGAAACTTATCAATATTCTTATCCATCTTTAA
- a CDS encoding sensor histidine kinase yields the protein MEYLRRQSFRNKLKVAFLAVIVLSVLMTGGLSYYISTATLEKNALKLTQDTVVRSAQIVDEKLNKLMLIMMTFMISQPFYDMLKDAGSGDASRYYMHLNDLDNVFSQARIAEPLIQSIYVFTPIGEFYPSSMNRNRLTAFEDTVLYARIEQEKKNLWVEGHEDMLFSGKERVISLILEPIFDTPVSGVYIVVNIREDGFRKLVQGNTAEGASSFLLNADGEAVYPVKEPLVRQAVETGNLSGMMSRSEGSQPFEMEGQTYLLNYARLGIADWTMTTIRSRADVLQDMVFVKWLIAGVTLAAFTVTTLISGAFSRYLLKPLQGLLKVMKRVENNDLTARFESGSGDELAQVGFRFNRMLEQIVVLIDEVTEAQTHKRTAEIKALSAQMDPHFLYNTLNTIYWKLKLKQIEPSQQMVMSLSRLFQLGLNNGQEITTLSKELEHVRQYLELQLSCYEGLFSYEIHVREPELSSLSIPRIILQPLVENSILHGFRDLKNGGLIEIEISGDEKRWTISVRDNGKGMDKTQVRELFLQESKKGYAVSNLIRRLRLYYGDGAEFHVDSVPELGTEIRISLPKKGEDLDEQS from the coding sequence TTGGAGTACCTCCGCAGGCAATCGTTCCGCAACAAACTCAAGGTCGCTTTTCTGGCCGTCATCGTGCTTTCTGTTCTAATGACCGGAGGACTGTCTTATTATATCTCGACTGCGACGCTGGAAAAAAATGCACTGAAGCTCACGCAGGACACGGTGGTCAGATCCGCACAGATTGTGGATGAGAAGCTGAACAAACTGATGTTGATTATGATGACGTTTATGATCAGCCAGCCTTTCTACGATATGCTGAAGGATGCCGGCTCCGGGGATGCCAGCAGATATTACATGCATCTGAACGATCTTGACAACGTTTTCTCGCAGGCGCGGATCGCCGAGCCGCTAATCCAATCGATCTACGTATTTACGCCGATTGGCGAGTTCTATCCTTCGTCCATGAACCGAAATCGGCTCACCGCATTCGAGGATACCGTTCTGTATGCGCGCATCGAACAGGAGAAAAAGAACCTGTGGGTGGAGGGTCATGAGGATATGCTCTTCTCCGGCAAGGAACGCGTCATTTCGCTTATTCTGGAGCCAATCTTTGACACCCCGGTCAGCGGTGTTTATATTGTCGTGAATATCCGAGAGGACGGTTTCCGCAAGCTGGTCCAGGGGAACACCGCGGAAGGGGCGTCCAGCTTCTTGCTGAACGCTGATGGAGAGGCGGTTTACCCCGTGAAGGAACCGCTGGTCAGGCAGGCAGTTGAGACGGGTAATTTGAGTGGCATGATGAGCCGCTCGGAGGGAAGTCAGCCCTTTGAAATGGAAGGCCAGACCTATCTGCTTAATTATGCCCGTCTCGGCATTGCGGATTGGACGATGACCACCATCCGTTCCCGAGCCGACGTGCTCCAGGACATGGTTTTTGTCAAATGGCTGATCGCCGGAGTTACGCTGGCTGCTTTTACCGTCACCACGTTGATTTCGGGCGCATTTTCACGCTATTTGCTGAAACCGCTGCAAGGGCTTCTGAAGGTGATGAAGCGGGTCGAGAACAACGATCTGACCGCCCGTTTTGAGAGCGGCAGCGGAGATGAGCTGGCTCAGGTGGGATTTCGGTTTAACCGGATGCTGGAACAGATTGTGGTGTTGATAGATGAGGTAACGGAAGCCCAGACGCATAAGCGAACTGCAGAGATCAAGGCGCTGTCGGCGCAGATGGACCCGCATTTTCTGTACAACACGCTCAACACCATCTACTGGAAATTGAAATTGAAGCAGATCGAACCGTCGCAGCAAATGGTCATGTCGCTCTCACGCCTGTTCCAACTTGGATTGAACAATGGCCAGGAAATTACGACACTGTCGAAAGAACTGGAGCATGTGCGCCAGTATCTGGAACTGCAGTTAAGCTGCTATGAAGGCTTATTCTCTTATGAGATCCATGTACGCGAACCGGAGCTGTCATCGCTTTCGATTCCGCGCATCATTTTGCAGCCGTTGGTGGAGAACAGCATTTTGCACGGTTTTCGCGACCTGAAGAACGGCGGCCTAATCGAAATCGAGATTAGCGGGGATGAGAAACGCTGGACGATTTCCGTACGTGATAACGGAAAGGGAATGGACAAGACCCAAGTGCGCGAACTCTTTTTGCAGGAGTCGAAGAAGGGATATGCGGTGTCCAATCTGATCCGGCGGCTCCGGCTCTATTATGGGGACGGTGCGGAATTTCACGTAGACAGTGTGCCGGAGCTCGGAACCGAAATACGGATTTCATTGCCCAAGAAAGGGGAGGATTTGGATGAGCAATCCTGA
- a CDS encoding VOC family protein: MRIIELELRTARLAEMKVFYTERLGLALADITEHSVTIIAGETRLTFVHEEEGGILPSYHLAMNIPENQIREAKSWLLAKGCQVLSAKPLPYAGIQANEDIAYFEGTDAHAFYFEDPSGNLVEFIARHRMDNASTEPFNHESILNVSEIGFPLRGSVSEAIQRLDSRFDVMRYIGDGKTFQMLGDEHGMFILGDLAIGWYPSMKIPEVHPIRMTILDPKEGEFQLDPYPYFIRAVSERLV, translated from the coding sequence ATGAGAATCATCGAATTGGAACTGAGAACCGCCCGGTTAGCTGAAATGAAGGTGTTCTACACAGAAAGACTTGGATTGGCTCTAGCAGATATAACGGAACATTCAGTCACGATCATTGCCGGAGAAACGCGATTGACTTTCGTCCACGAAGAGGAGGGAGGGATACTGCCGTCCTATCATTTGGCAATGAATATCCCAGAGAACCAAATTCGCGAAGCGAAAAGCTGGCTTCTGGCCAAAGGCTGTCAGGTGCTTTCCGCTAAGCCGCTTCCATATGCAGGGATCCAGGCAAACGAAGATATCGCTTATTTCGAAGGGACGGATGCCCATGCCTTCTATTTCGAAGATCCTTCGGGGAATCTGGTGGAGTTCATCGCCCGACATCGAATGGACAATGCTTCAACAGAGCCTTTCAATCACGAATCCATTCTGAATGTCAGCGAGATCGGTTTTCCGCTTCGCGGCAGCGTATCGGAGGCCATTCAGCGCTTAGATTCTCGATTTGACGTCATGCGTTATATCGGGGACGGAAAGACGTTTCAGATGCTCGGTGACGAGCACGGTATGTTCATCCTGGGGGATTTGGCCATCGGATGGTATCCTTCGATGAAGATTCCGGAAGTTCATCCTATTCGAATGACCATTCTCGATCCTAAAGAAGGGGAGTTTCAATTGGACCCGTACCCTTACTTTATTCGGGCGGTTTCCGAAAGGCTGGTTTAA
- a CDS encoding family 16 glycoside hydrolase, with amino-acid sequence MITITRKAVSLLVVLAVIITGLLPRAAEAAKIDSYSISSMDMTDAADPTSLAQSAIAPATIQNYPMPSIYTASSVFSLKADNKAIPVISYLADYDYAQFSFSGTVRIEVTNNVPITSFSISPQAKNIEGTVNGNKLTFTLSSSTYVIVKINDQRKKIVIAADPLETDIPPSAGAGIFNVTQSPYHADNTGSSLASDAIQQAIDDAHQAGGGVVFVPAGVYKSGNLTLKSNVTFYLAGGAVIVGTGRGEDYVIDFRKDSRNADGTYFIRTAVDSTNITIRGRGTIDGKGIAMRERKMPAPNKNEGFLNNLLVPIATSNFTFDGLILRDAGFWSFMVVRSDNVTINNLKGFQDLYKIENDVIDINESQNVLVQHSIAISDDDTYSTKTWLQTGMSKDWPGELEHLENVVFDDAFAWTRCAAFKIGMGVAQPQIGVTIRNSYVYQSARALLIDHGYQLNTLPEEGYAQNITFENIDIERVGINQFGNYWLGVSTSTSGDVSNVVVKNINVRETGTQKSRISGNATKGGRVNGVTFTDVYVGGKLATTLDDLNVTVNNNVYGLVFANSKPPLFSDNFEDGNTAGWTSMSGGWTVPTVGTNHVLSSGNQTTTSLITANSGGSWTDYVYEARLRMPITNANAGMVFRVQDANNYYMYRIHSSNQQLELFKSVNGQLTLVNSTPFTAIEKQWYTVKAVMQGNTISCYVDGELKMEWTNPVTELTAGGIGFRTTSAGVHFDDAVVSLINKAPEEIALSHNSVVENTTAGGMVGTFSTSDPDAEETFTYMLTAGAGDVDNSSFTISDNMLILAVTPDYEAKDSYSIQVRSTDSGGLYVEKSFTIHVTDVNEPPVYPDPTVIQFSDDFEDGNTVGWTSASGSWNVTTDGTKALIQNQAATAVITAGDSWTDYTYEAKAKMPITNANAGILFRVQDAGNFYMFRIHSTAQELELYKSVGNVMTLVSSTPFTAQANQWYTMKASIEGNTIKGYVDGELKMEWTNPETELTAGKIGFRTTSAGVTFDDALVLTPDPI; translated from the coding sequence ATGATTACCATTACAAGAAAAGCAGTTAGTCTGTTGGTCGTGCTTGCCGTTATAATCACAGGATTGTTACCCCGAGCTGCGGAAGCTGCCAAAATCGATAGCTATTCTATTTCTTCAATGGATATGACGGATGCCGCTGATCCGACATCTTTGGCACAGAGCGCCATAGCACCTGCCACGATACAAAATTACCCGATGCCATCCATCTATACCGCATCCAGCGTGTTTTCATTGAAAGCCGATAACAAAGCGATTCCTGTAATCAGTTATCTGGCTGACTATGACTATGCCCAATTTTCTTTTTCCGGCACGGTCCGAATCGAAGTTACCAACAATGTGCCGATTACATCATTCTCCATCAGTCCTCAGGCTAAAAACATCGAAGGCACAGTTAACGGGAACAAGCTGACGTTCACGCTTTCATCCTCAACCTATGTCATCGTAAAAATCAATGACCAGAGGAAGAAGATTGTCATCGCGGCAGACCCCTTGGAAACGGATATACCCCCGTCCGCAGGTGCCGGGATTTTTAATGTGACACAGTCGCCATACCACGCGGATAACACGGGATCATCGCTGGCATCGGACGCGATTCAGCAGGCGATCGATGACGCCCATCAAGCCGGCGGCGGCGTAGTTTTCGTTCCGGCAGGTGTTTATAAGAGCGGGAACCTGACATTAAAAAGCAACGTAACCTTTTACCTGGCTGGAGGCGCCGTCATTGTCGGCACGGGCAGGGGGGAAGACTACGTGATTGATTTTCGCAAGGATTCACGAAACGCGGATGGAACGTATTTTATTCGTACTGCCGTAGATTCCACCAATATTACGATACGGGGACGGGGAACCATTGATGGAAAAGGCATTGCGATGCGAGAGCGAAAGATGCCGGCGCCTAATAAAAATGAAGGGTTCCTCAATAACCTGCTCGTTCCGATCGCAACATCCAATTTTACTTTTGACGGCTTAATATTGCGGGATGCCGGTTTCTGGTCGTTTATGGTGGTTCGTTCCGACAATGTGACCATAAACAATCTTAAGGGATTCCAGGATTTATACAAAATCGAGAACGACGTTATCGATATTAATGAAAGTCAGAACGTGCTTGTTCAACATTCGATTGCCATCTCGGACGATGACACTTATTCCACGAAAACCTGGCTGCAGACGGGGATGTCCAAAGACTGGCCGGGCGAGCTTGAACATTTGGAAAACGTGGTTTTTGATGACGCTTTTGCATGGACAAGATGTGCGGCTTTCAAGATTGGCATGGGCGTAGCCCAGCCGCAAATCGGCGTAACCATCCGAAATTCGTATGTGTATCAAAGCGCCCGAGCATTGCTTATCGATCATGGATACCAACTGAATACCCTCCCGGAGGAAGGTTACGCCCAAAATATTACGTTTGAGAATATCGACATCGAACGCGTCGGTATCAATCAATTCGGGAACTATTGGCTTGGAGTGTCCACCAGCACTTCCGGCGATGTAAGCAATGTTGTAGTCAAGAACATCAATGTTCGCGAGACCGGCACCCAGAAATCCAGAATTTCCGGGAATGCCACGAAAGGCGGAAGGGTTAACGGCGTCACGTTCACAGATGTTTATGTTGGAGGGAAGCTTGCAACAACCCTGGACGACTTGAATGTTACCGTTAATAACAATGTATATGGTCTCGTTTTTGCCAATTCCAAGCCGCCGCTATTCAGCGACAATTTCGAAGACGGAAATACGGCGGGTTGGACATCGATGTCCGGTGGCTGGACCGTCCCGACAGTCGGCACGAATCACGTGCTGTCCAGCGGGAATCAGACAACCACCTCCCTGATTACCGCTAATAGCGGGGGTTCATGGACGGATTACGTTTATGAAGCCAGATTAAGAATGCCCATCACCAATGCCAACGCGGGCATGGTCTTCAGGGTGCAGGATGCAAACAATTATTATATGTATCGCATTCATTCATCGAATCAACAGCTGGAGTTGTTCAAATCCGTGAATGGACAACTGACGCTTGTAAACAGTACGCCGTTCACTGCTATTGAGAAGCAGTGGTATACAGTTAAGGCGGTTATGCAAGGGAACACGATATCCTGTTACGTGGATGGAGAATTAAAGATGGAATGGACCAATCCTGTCACCGAATTGACGGCTGGGGGGATCGGATTTCGGACCACCTCGGCCGGCGTCCATTTTGACGATGCCGTGGTTAGCCTCATCAATAAAGCGCCTGAGGAGATTGCCCTTTCACACAACAGTGTTGTTGAAAACACGACGGCGGGAGGCATGGTTGGAACTTTTTCCACCAGCGACCCTGATGCGGAAGAAACATTTACTTATATGCTGACAGCAGGTGCAGGGGATGTGGACAACAGCAGCTTCACCATATCGGACAATATGTTGATTCTAGCCGTAACGCCTGATTACGAAGCCAAGGACAGCTACAGCATCCAGGTGAGGAGCACAGATTCAGGCGGACTGTATGTTGAGAAGTCCTTTACGATCCATGTCACGGACGTGAATGAACCTCCCGTGTATCCGGATCCTACGGTCATCCAATTCAGCGACGATTTTGAAGATGGAAATACGGTAGGTTGGACGTCTGCTTCAGGTTCCTGGAATGTGACAACTGACGGCACAAAAGCCTTGATTCAGAATCAAGCAGCCACTGCAGTCATTACTGCCGGCGATTCGTGGACGGATTATACGTATGAAGCCAAAGCGAAAATGCCCATCACCAATGCCAACGCAGGCATTCTCTTCAGGGTACAGGATGCAGGTAATTTCTATATGTTCCGAATCCATTCCACAGCCCAAGAGCTGGAGTTGTACAAATCCGTGGGCAACGTCATGACCCTTGTATCCAGTACCCCGTTTACAGCTCAGGCGAACCAGTGGTATACGATGAAGGCTTCCATTGAAGGGAACACAATAAAAGGTTATGTGGATGGGGAACTAAAAATGGAATGGACCAATCCCGAAACAGAACTGACAGCAGGGAAAATAGGGTTTCGGACCACCTCGGCTGGCGTAACTTTTGATGATGCTTTGGTTCTGACGCCTGACCCGATTTAG
- a CDS encoding sigma-70 family RNA polymerase sigma factor: MNDKELLPWLQKATLGDESAFQLVYQATHQDVYRTVAFLVYNKQDIEDIVNEVYMRMWRSFHKYDPNRPFRFWLHGITIRLVQDWKRKAWRRIRLFERNRQMTCEQFDWTDKAVQQFEMQHELFSLVRQLSYKLRVVVILRYFHDYSLEEIAEVLQIPVGTVKSRHHLALKELRKRFEMTGGDAYVH; this comes from the coding sequence ATGAATGATAAAGAGTTACTTCCGTGGCTTCAAAAAGCAACGTTGGGCGACGAGTCGGCCTTTCAGCTTGTCTATCAGGCGACTCACCAAGACGTCTATCGGACGGTTGCTTTTCTCGTCTACAACAAACAGGACATTGAGGATATCGTGAATGAAGTTTACATGCGCATGTGGCGGTCGTTTCACAAGTACGACCCGAACCGGCCGTTTCGGTTTTGGTTGCACGGGATCACTATCCGTCTTGTCCAGGATTGGAAAAGAAAGGCCTGGCGACGAATTCGCCTCTTTGAACGAAACCGCCAGATGACTTGTGAACAGTTCGACTGGACGGACAAAGCAGTCCAGCAGTTCGAAATGCAGCATGAGCTGTTCAGCCTTGTCCGCCAGTTGTCGTACAAACTACGTGTGGTCGTCATCCTGCGCTATTTTCACGACTATTCTCTGGAAGAAATCGCAGAAGTTCTGCAGATCCCCGTTGGTACAGTGAAATCCAGGCATCATCTGGCACTGAAAGAACTCCGGAAACGATTCGAAATGACGGGAGGAGACGCGTATGTCCATTGA
- a CDS encoding XRE family transcriptional regulator has protein sequence MKFELGRCLLNERLMESGKSAEWLAKDLLFKPERVYDFIENKRVMPLKIAISIADSIGCDVRALYELIPNDNEVKGN, from the coding sequence TTGAAATTTGAACTAGGACGTTGCTTACTGAATGAACGATTGATGGAATCCGGAAAGTCAGCGGAATGGCTGGCAAAAGACTTGCTTTTTAAACCGGAACGAGTTTACGACTTTATTGAAAACAAAAGAGTGATGCCACTCAAAATTGCCATATCGATCGCCGATTCCATCGGTTGTGATGTTCGTGCCCTGTATGAATTAATTCCGAACGATAATGAAGTAAAGGGGAATTAA
- a CDS encoding dihydrofolate reductase family protein, producing the protein MGRIILMMNVTLDGCCDHTQVIADEDLHQYTVDLMDQSDSLLFGREIYQLMESAWPAIASSGDGPQLLVDFARKLDRKPKYVFSRTLDHVSWQDSFLLKGPVSEEVPQLTAEGKNLVVNGGPGLGSTLAQLGLVDEYHFLVQPIVAGRGPQLLGGVRDRLNLKLTETKSFGSGVVVLRYTPVR; encoded by the coding sequence ATGGGACGTATAATCCTGATGATGAATGTGACACTGGACGGTTGTTGTGACCACACGCAGGTGATTGCGGATGAGGATCTCCACCAGTATACGGTGGACCTGATGGACCAGTCTGACAGTCTGCTTTTCGGACGTGAAATCTACCAGTTGATGGAAAGTGCTTGGCCAGCCATTGCCAGTAGCGGCGACGGACCTCAGCTCTTGGTCGACTTCGCACGCAAGCTCGATCGGAAACCCAAGTACGTCTTCTCGCGGACGCTGGATCACGTGTCGTGGCAGGACTCTTTCTTGTTGAAGGGGCCTGTTTCCGAGGAGGTGCCACAGCTTACGGCAGAAGGGAAGAACCTAGTCGTTAACGGCGGTCCCGGCCTCGGTTCCACCCTGGCACAACTGGGCTTGGTGGATGAGTATCACTTCCTGGTACAGCCAATCGTTGCCGGACGTGGCCCCCAATTATTGGGGGGAGTTCGTGATCGACTGAATCTGAAGCTGACCGAGACCAAATCCTTCGGCTCCGGCGTCGTAGTGCTCCGCTACACGCCCGTTCGTTAA
- a CDS encoding DUF3600 domain-containing protein → MSIDKELREELRQVADSMHCPPDLYGRVRQSYQHFVNEKRGRSPMKKRMLASIAAVAILIPSAVFASSYLADEIFGSVKTIEQHGGSQESYQEIEGMLQVAKDKLTEDELKEFMELFKQMVQLKLKMTDEKGIKHEEKLTKEEQQQFEQLVSMLAPFFEKINGAAKP, encoded by the coding sequence ATGTCCATTGATAAGGAATTGCGTGAAGAGCTTCGCCAGGTGGCAGATTCGATGCACTGTCCACCCGATTTGTATGGACGTGTCCGACAGTCCTACCAACATTTTGTGAACGAAAAGAGAGGTAGATCTCCTATGAAAAAACGCATGCTCGCAAGTATTGCCGCTGTAGCAATCTTGATTCCTTCTGCCGTATTTGCTTCTTCCTATCTAGCCGATGAAATATTCGGATCTGTTAAAACCATTGAACAGCACGGCGGTTCACAGGAAAGTTATCAAGAGATTGAGGGAATGCTTCAAGTAGCAAAAGACAAGCTCACGGAAGACGAATTGAAGGAGTTTATGGAGTTGTTCAAGCAGATGGTGCAATTAAAGCTGAAGATGACCGATGAAAAAGGAATCAAACATGAGGAAAAGCTGACCAAAGAAGAACAGCAGCAGTTTGAGCAGCTCGTCTCCATGCTGGCCCCGTTCTTCGAGAAGATTAACGGAGCCGCCAAGCCGTAA
- a CDS encoding multicopper oxidase domain-containing protein, with protein MKKYLQLLTLLLILSAFSLVGCEGDTTTNVGKLEFKNPLQIPPILEPMTESEGKKHFALTMQSGSTEFLEGKQTPTWGINGSYLGPTLRVSRGDQVSFDVINQLNESSTLHWHGMRLPAVMDGGPHQMIEAGATWEPYWTIEQPAATTWYHPHLHGKTAQHVYRGLAGLFIVEDEESKKLPSEYGVNDIPIIIQDKLFKGDGSFNENMSMTPFGLLGNQILVNGTYDPYLEITASQVRFRLLNGSNARAYNIGFSDNRSFYLVGNDAGLLPEPVLLDRLLLSPGERTEIVVEFEAGEETILHSFAGKDGIENGEFDIVKIIADTSLSASSQLPNHLTTEPLIDVPENVKLRKFELTTKSAINGKEMDMNRIDEVVPAGAREIWQITNKGWDHNFHIHDAAFTVMDKNGELPPLYERGRKDTVFIPNGTTVRLAVDFGSYPDPDTPYMYHCHLLYHEDSGMMGQFVIVEPGTESQVSKELSKGSHDH; from the coding sequence ATGAAAAAATACCTTCAACTGCTCACGCTGCTGCTCATTTTATCAGCATTTTCTTTAGTCGGATGTGAAGGGGATACGACCACTAACGTCGGTAAGCTCGAATTTAAAAATCCATTGCAAATTCCGCCAATACTTGAGCCAATGACGGAGTCAGAGGGTAAGAAACACTTTGCCTTAACCATGCAGTCAGGATCAACTGAGTTTTTGGAAGGCAAGCAGACACCCACTTGGGGGATTAACGGATCTTATTTAGGGCCGACCCTCCGAGTTTCGCGCGGCGACCAAGTTTCTTTCGATGTGATCAATCAATTGAATGAAAGCTCAACCTTGCATTGGCATGGGATGCGATTACCAGCAGTAATGGACGGCGGACCGCATCAGATGATCGAAGCAGGAGCAACCTGGGAACCTTATTGGACCATCGAGCAGCCTGCCGCGACTACATGGTATCATCCCCACTTGCATGGGAAGACAGCGCAGCACGTTTATCGCGGTCTTGCAGGATTATTTATCGTTGAGGATGAGGAATCTAAAAAGTTGCCTTCGGAATATGGTGTTAACGACATCCCGATTATCATCCAGGATAAGTTATTTAAGGGCGACGGTTCTTTTAACGAAAATATGAGTATGACTCCGTTTGGATTGTTAGGCAATCAAATCTTAGTCAATGGGACATACGATCCTTACCTGGAGATCACTGCAAGTCAGGTTCGTTTTAGATTACTGAATGGTTCGAATGCGAGAGCTTATAATATCGGCTTTTCGGATAATCGTTCATTTTATCTAGTCGGCAATGATGCCGGGCTTTTACCCGAACCCGTTTTACTAGATCGTTTGTTGCTAAGTCCGGGTGAACGTACTGAGATCGTGGTGGAGTTTGAAGCTGGCGAAGAAACGATCTTGCACAGCTTTGCAGGAAAAGACGGGATTGAGAATGGGGAGTTTGATATCGTAAAGATTATCGCGGATACAAGTTTATCGGCTTCGTCGCAGCTCCCGAATCACCTTACCACTGAGCCGCTCATCGATGTGCCCGAAAATGTAAAGCTACGAAAATTTGAACTTACAACGAAATCTGCAATTAATGGCAAGGAAATGGACATGAATCGTATTGATGAGGTTGTTCCGGCTGGCGCACGTGAAATATGGCAGATCACGAATAAGGGGTGGGATCATAACTTCCATATTCATGATGCAGCATTCACCGTAATGGACAAAAATGGAGAATTGCCACCATTATATGAGCGTGGGAGAAAAGATACGGTCTTTATTCCGAATGGCACTACAGTCAGACTGGCCGTCGACTTTGGAAGCTATCCTGATCCCGATACGCCGTACATGTATCACTGTCACTTGTTGTATCATGAGGATAGCGGTATGATGGGGCAGTTTGTCATTGTCGAACCAGGCACCGAATCCCAAGTTTCGAAAGAGTTAAGCAAGGGAAGTCATGACCATTAA